In the Candidatus Omnitrophota bacterium genome, one interval contains:
- a CDS encoding 50S ribosomal protein L25 has protein sequence MEQVKLEAKARKELGKEVVKRERVKGIIPAVVYRKGEKSMPLFLDRKAMDKALHTSAGENALINLKIEGDEKAKAKTCIIKEIQHDPLSGHILHVDFNEISLTEEIKVNVPLASKGEAAGVKQDGGVLEHLLWEIQVECLPTDIPQKLEVDVSNMKIGDALFIKDIVAPKGVKILNDPEVRIFAVEKPVEIVPEEVAAAAETAPAEPEVLKQKKPEEIAAEEAAKAKEKEKKE, from the coding sequence ATGGAACAGGTAAAACTGGAAGCTAAAGCAAGGAAGGAACTCGGTAAAGAAGTAGTAAAGCGCGAACGCGTAAAGGGGATAATCCCCGCCGTCGTCTACAGGAAGGGCGAGAAATCCATGCCGCTTTTCCTCGACAGGAAAGCGATGGATAAGGCGCTCCATACCTCGGCTGGAGAGAACGCCCTCATCAACCTCAAGATCGAGGGCGATGAGAAGGCGAAAGCCAAGACCTGCATCATAAAAGAGATCCAGCATGACCCGCTGAGCGGCCACATATTGCACGTCGATTTCAACGAGATCTCGCTTACCGAGGAGATCAAGGTGAACGTGCCTCTCGCCTCGAAGGGCGAGGCCGCCGGCGTCAAGCAGGACGGAGGCGTGCTCGAGCATCTCCTCTGGGAGATCCAGGTCGAGTGTTTGCCTACCGATATCCCGCAGAAACTTGAGGTCGATGTCAGCAACATGAAGATAGGCGATGCGCTTTTTATCAAGGATATAGTCGCGCCTAAGGGCGTCAAGATACTCAATGACCCCGAGGTCAGGATCTTCGCGGTTGAGAAACCGGTAGAGATCGTGCCTGAGGAAGTCGCTGCCGCTGCAGAAACCGCCCCGGCCGAACCCGAAGTCCTGAAGCAGAAGAAACCCGAAGAGATAGCTGCGGAAGAAGCAGCGAAGGCTAAGGAGAAAGAGAAGAAGGAATAA
- the dnaB gene encoding replicative DNA helicase, translating to MAQVKEGKDISLEKLPPQDLDAEMAVLCSMMIEEEAISHAVELLKEDVFYKLAHRIIFNAIVGLYSNNKAVDLITLVDELKKKGELEEAGGISYLTSLTTFVPTAANISHYAKIVKDKSMLRSLITSATTILSAAYDAQDEAKEILDKAERMIFEITSRKVEGGFVSLKEIIKDSIETIDSLYQRKTNVTGLATGFDDFDKMTSGLHEGELVVVAGRPSMGKSALACCIAEHVGIVLKQGVAVFSLEMSKEQLAQRMLCSHARVDASKVRTGFLSQTDWPRLVNAAGKFSEAPIFIDDSSALSVLELRGKARRLKSMHDIKLIIVDYLQLLESPSFRSEGRQQEISDISRSLKALSKELGVPLIAVSQLSRKPEGRDDKRPQLADLRESGAIEQDADLVLLLFREEFYNPTEENRGIAEVMIAKQRNGPTGPTKLAFLKEFTRFENLSVRQDI from the coding sequence ATGGCCCAGGTCAAAGAAGGCAAGGATATATCCCTAGAGAAACTCCCGCCGCAGGACCTCGATGCCGAGATGGCTGTCCTATGCTCTATGATGATAGAGGAAGAGGCGATATCGCATGCCGTCGAGCTGCTGAAAGAAGACGTTTTTTACAAACTGGCTCACAGGATAATATTCAACGCCATCGTAGGGCTTTACAGCAACAATAAGGCCGTCGACCTCATAACGCTAGTCGACGAACTGAAGAAGAAGGGCGAGCTCGAAGAGGCCGGCGGCATAAGCTACCTCACTTCCCTTACTACTTTCGTTCCGACCGCCGCCAACATCAGCCATTACGCGAAGATAGTAAAAGACAAGAGCATGCTCCGCAGCCTGATCACGAGCGCCACCACCATACTTTCGGCAGCATACGACGCCCAGGACGAGGCGAAAGAGATACTCGACAAGGCCGAGCGGATGATATTCGAGATAACCTCCAGGAAGGTCGAAGGGGGGTTCGTCTCGCTCAAAGAGATAATAAAAGATTCCATAGAGACCATAGATTCGCTCTACCAGAGGAAGACGAACGTGACCGGCCTGGCGACCGGGTTCGACGATTTCGACAAGATGACCTCCGGCTTGCATGAAGGCGAACTTGTAGTGGTCGCAGGAAGGCCGTCGATGGGCAAGAGCGCCCTGGCCTGCTGCATCGCCGAACACGTAGGCATAGTGCTAAAACAGGGAGTGGCTGTCTTCAGCCTGGAAATGTCAAAGGAACAGCTCGCACAGAGGATGCTTTGCTCTCACGCGAGGGTCGACGCCAGCAAGGTGAGGACCGGCTTCCTTTCCCAGACCGACTGGCCGCGCCTCGTAAACGCGGCAGGAAAATTCTCGGAAGCGCCCATATTTATAGACGATTCCTCGGCGCTTTCGGTCCTGGAGCTGAGAGGGAAGGCCAGAAGGCTTAAATCTATGCATGACATCAAGCTTATAATAGTAGACTACCTGCAGCTGCTCGAGAGCCCGTCGTTCCGGTCCGAGGGCAGGCAGCAGGAGATATCCGACATATCTCGTTCGCTGAAAGCTTTGTCCAAGGAGTTGGGTGTCCCGCTTATCGCGGTAAGCCAGCTTTCGAGGAAGCCGGAAGGAAGGGATGATAAGCGCCCGCAGCTGGCGGACTTGCGCGAATCCGGCGCTATCGAGCAGGACGCGGACCTGGTGCTTTTGTTGTTCCGCGAGGAATTTTATAACCCCACCGAAGAGAACAGGGGCATCGCGGAAGTGATGATAGCCAAGCAGCGCAACGGCCCGACCGGCCCGACGAAACTCGCGTTCCTGAAAGAATTTACGAGATTTGAGAACCTGTCAGTAAGGCAGGATATCTAA
- the rpsF gene encoding 30S ribosomal protein S6 — MKKYEGLFILKPNLSDEEYGKLTAAVVEVITKNGGKVDAKEELGIRDLAYPIKKEKKGRYLLAYFTAEPQSIVAMERVYKINESVLRAVIFIHEAQ; from the coding sequence ATGAAGAAATACGAAGGGCTTTTCATACTCAAACCTAACTTAAGCGACGAAGAATACGGGAAGCTGACCGCCGCAGTCGTAGAGGTCATCACCAAGAACGGCGGGAAGGTCGATGCTAAAGAGGAATTAGGGATCAGAGACCTCGCCTATCCCATAAAGAAAGAGAAGAAGGGCCGCTACCTTTTGGCGTATTTTACCGCCGAGCCGCAGTCGATTGTGGCGATGGAGAGGGTCTATAAGATAAACGAATCTGTCCTCAGGGCCGTCATCTTCATCCACGAGGCCCAATAA
- a CDS encoding ribose-phosphate pyrophosphokinase has protein sequence MKNNKEILVFSGNANRDLAKKICNYLKVQLGNAQVDRFNDGEVRIRIAEDVRGRDVFIVQPTCNPVNDNLMELLIMTDAIRRSSARRITAVMPYYGYSRQDRKDRPRVPITAKLVANLITVAGANRVLTMDLHAGQIQGFFDIPLDNLFAVNTFMKYFEKMHLPNLVVVSPDVGGMKMARAYAKKFKAGLAVVDKRRINDKEAEVMNIMGEVKGKNVCLIDDLVATAGTLVEAVAALKNAGARKVFAAATHAVLSGPAIERIENSELEELIVTDTIPIPREKMIPRIKVLSVGPLLGQAIERIHYEKSISTLFDKVYQ, from the coding sequence ATGAAGAACAATAAGGAGATACTGGTATTTTCCGGCAACGCGAATCGCGACCTGGCGAAGAAGATCTGTAATTACCTTAAAGTCCAGTTAGGCAATGCCCAGGTCGACAGGTTCAACGACGGCGAGGTAAGGATAAGGATCGCCGAGGACGTGAGGGGCCGGGACGTCTTTATCGTTCAGCCGACCTGCAATCCGGTAAACGATAATCTAATGGAATTGTTGATAATGACAGATGCCATAAGGCGCTCATCGGCGCGGCGCATCACCGCGGTCATGCCTTATTACGGGTACAGCAGGCAGGACAGGAAAGACCGGCCGCGCGTCCCGATCACGGCGAAGCTGGTCGCCAACCTCATAACCGTCGCCGGCGCGAACCGTGTCCTTACGATGGACCTGCACGCGGGCCAGATACAGGGATTTTTCGACATACCGCTCGATAACCTCTTCGCGGTAAACACTTTCATGAAATATTTCGAGAAGATGCACCTTCCCAACCTCGTCGTCGTCTCGCCGGACGTCGGCGGGATGAAGATGGCGCGCGCTTACGCTAAAAAATTCAAGGCAGGACTGGCCGTCGTGGATAAAAGGCGGATAAACGACAAGGAAGCCGAGGTAATGAACATAATGGGCGAGGTCAAGGGCAAGAACGTTTGCCTTATCGATGACCTTGTCGCTACGGCAGGGACCCTCGTCGAGGCGGTCGCTGCGCTCAAGAACGCGGGGGCAAGGAAGGTCTTTGCCGCGGCCACGCACGCCGTTTTATCAGGGCCGGCCATAGAGAGGATAGAAAATTCCGAACTGGAGGAATTGATAGTGACCGACACGATACCCATACCCAGGGAGAAGATGATCCCGCGAATAAAAGTGTTATCGGTCGGGCCGCTTTTGGGACAGGCGATAGAGAGGATACACTACGAGAAATCGATAAGCACGCTATTCGATAAAGTGTACCAATAA
- the pth gene encoding aminoacyl-tRNA hydrolase: MKVIIGLGNPGKRYEKTRHNVGFMVASTLAGSHGIRLNTKAFNSLIGRGRMLGEEVTIALPQTYMNRSGEAVRAILSRRKTELCDLLVICDDVNLSLGITRIRADGSAGGHNGLASIIEHLGSGDFARLKVGIGKPRSCMQERNTDTESSGLSGYVLSTFKKSEEAILGEAMETSVDCCETWLKGGVERAATRFNLKNRKEG; this comes from the coding sequence ATGAAAGTGATCATCGGCCTAGGGAATCCCGGGAAGAGATACGAAAAGACCCGGCACAACGTGGGTTTCATGGTCGCGTCCACGCTGGCCGGCAGCCACGGCATAAGGTTAAATACGAAGGCGTTCAATTCGCTCATTGGAAGAGGCAGGATGTTAGGGGAGGAAGTGACCATAGCGCTTCCCCAGACCTATATGAACAGGTCCGGAGAGGCTGTCAGGGCGATACTCTCGCGCAGGAAGACCGAACTTTGCGACCTGCTCGTTATCTGCGATGACGTCAACCTCTCTCTCGGGATCACGCGCATAAGGGCCGACGGCTCTGCCGGAGGCCACAACGGCCTCGCTTCAATAATAGAGCACCTCGGAAGCGGCGATTTCGCGAGGCTTAAGGTCGGCATAGGCAAGCCCCGCTCTTGCATGCAAGAGCGGAACACGGATACAGAAAGCTCCGGCCTGAGCGGATATGTCCTCTCGACTTTCAAGAAGTCCGAAGAAGCGATCCTAGGCGAAGCAATGGAAACTTCCGTCGATTGTTGCGAAACATGGCTCAAGGGCGGCGTAGAACGCGCCGCGACTCGGTTCAATCTGAAGAATAGAAAGGAAGGGTAG
- the bamA gene encoding outer membrane protein assembly factor BamA, translating into MKIFPGVIFLSALLILSLKPVFSEEMVAPEQQAPAAAAEALVGSVPESPENPSLENPVPVLAAQEKTVGGVYITGNKAVSSSLILSKVKSKQGEAYKKATVDEDIKRIYGLGYFSDVKAEVKEFENSLDITFTVTEKPPIGQIIFAGNKTFRDERLKKELKIKQDEILDERQLKESTKVIREMYYKKGFTHAKVDYAIRLDPVTNKAVVTILIDEEKRVKINRITFEGNKAFKSDQLTRLMSTKTAWWFFRSGTFNEDAFESDLEKIKAFYENNGYLDIKLEPDLKYSEQGGSLWINIKVDEGKKYLVNTLTITGQAVIAEKDLRKPLKMTAGKAFSQEAMRNDADAMQGLYFEKGYIYATIKPESSLNPETNNIDVKYVIIENELTFVGRIEIKGNVRTKDKVIRRELRLRPGQAFDGKKLQRSKERLYNLGYFEDITFDTEKSAEPNKANLIVDVKETKTGEFSFGGGFSTVDKLVGFIQVTQRNFDLFNFPTFTGGGQQLAVRAEIGTVRRDYQLSFTEPWVFDYPYLFGFDLYQNTHLKAADIGYGYSEQRQGGDLRLGKEFDDNDRADMMYRLESVKISDVDSTALADLQKEQGTNVISSLTLGLTRDLRDSTLSPTKGYVLFGSVQGAGGPIGGDKNFVKYYGSSSFYFSFIERQVLQLTARAGAVGAFGNTDSVPIYERFFIGGADTVRGYKERSIGPKDPVTNSPLGGNAMLVGNAEYVFPIVEFLKGAVFMDAGNVWQREGDFGKGGVMYSAGTGIRVKTPVGPVKLDYGYPLKTDPGEKKVGRFHFSLSRAF; encoded by the coding sequence ATGAAGATCTTTCCCGGGGTTATTTTCCTATCGGCCCTTTTGATCCTAAGCCTTAAACCGGTTTTTTCCGAGGAGATGGTTGCGCCCGAGCAACAGGCGCCAGCCGCAGCCGCAGAGGCGCTGGTGGGATCCGTCCCGGAATCGCCTGAAAATCCCTCCCTTGAGAATCCCGTCCCGGTCCTGGCCGCGCAGGAAAAGACGGTCGGGGGCGTATATATCACGGGAAATAAGGCGGTCTCTTCGTCCTTGATACTTTCTAAGGTAAAGAGCAAACAGGGCGAGGCGTATAAGAAGGCCACGGTCGATGAAGATATAAAGCGCATCTACGGCCTCGGATATTTCTCCGATGTGAAGGCCGAGGTGAAGGAATTTGAAAACAGCCTTGATATCACCTTTACGGTGACCGAGAAACCGCCGATAGGCCAGATAATTTTCGCCGGCAACAAGACATTCAGGGATGAAAGGCTCAAGAAAGAGCTCAAGATAAAACAGGACGAGATCCTTGACGAGCGTCAGCTCAAAGAGAGCACGAAGGTCATCAGGGAGATGTATTATAAGAAGGGGTTTACCCACGCCAAGGTGGATTACGCGATAAGGCTTGATCCTGTGACCAATAAGGCGGTCGTCACGATCCTGATAGACGAGGAGAAAAGGGTAAAGATAAACAGGATAACATTCGAGGGTAATAAGGCGTTCAAGTCAGACCAGCTCACCAGGCTTATGTCCACGAAGACGGCGTGGTGGTTCTTCAGGTCCGGCACTTTTAACGAGGATGCTTTCGAGAGCGATCTCGAAAAGATAAAAGCGTTTTATGAAAACAACGGTTACCTTGACATCAAGCTGGAACCCGACCTCAAGTACAGCGAACAGGGCGGATCCCTCTGGATCAACATAAAGGTCGATGAGGGCAAGAAATATCTCGTCAATACGCTGACGATAACCGGCCAAGCCGTCATCGCGGAGAAAGACCTGAGGAAGCCCCTTAAGATGACGGCGGGAAAGGCCTTCAGCCAGGAGGCGATGCGCAACGACGCCGACGCGATGCAGGGCCTTTACTTTGAGAAAGGGTATATATACGCTACCATAAAGCCGGAGAGTTCGCTTAATCCCGAGACTAACAATATTGACGTCAAGTACGTCATCATAGAGAACGAGCTTACATTTGTCGGCAGGATAGAGATCAAAGGTAATGTCCGTACGAAGGACAAGGTCATCAGGAGGGAGCTAAGGCTGCGTCCCGGACAGGCTTTTGACGGGAAGAAGCTCCAGCGTTCCAAGGAGAGGCTTTACAATCTCGGTTATTTTGAGGATATAACTTTCGATACAGAGAAGAGCGCTGAGCCGAACAAGGCGAACCTCATCGTGGATGTCAAGGAGACTAAGACAGGAGAGTTCTCGTTCGGCGGCGGTTTCTCGACCGTAGATAAATTGGTCGGCTTCATCCAGGTTACGCAGCGTAATTTCGACCTGTTTAATTTCCCGACCTTTACCGGCGGCGGGCAGCAACTCGCCGTTAGGGCGGAGATAGGTACCGTAAGAAGGGATTACCAGTTGAGTTTTACCGAACCCTGGGTATTCGATTATCCGTATCTTTTCGGGTTCGACCTATACCAAAACACCCACTTAAAGGCGGCGGACATAGGTTATGGTTATAGCGAGCAGAGGCAAGGAGGGGACTTAAGGCTGGGCAAAGAATTCGACGATAACGACAGGGCCGATATGATGTACAGGCTGGAGAGCGTAAAGATCTCGGATGTCGACTCAACCGCGTTGGCCGACCTCCAGAAGGAACAGGGTACCAACGTCATCTCGAGCCTGACCCTGGGATTGACGAGAGACCTGAGGGATTCGACGTTATCTCCGACCAAAGGATATGTTTTGTTCGGTTCGGTCCAGGGCGCCGGCGGACCTATCGGCGGCGACAAGAATTTTGTGAAATACTACGGTTCGTCGAGTTTTTATTTTTCGTTCATCGAAAGACAGGTTTTGCAATTGACCGCGAGAGCGGGCGCAGTAGGCGCGTTCGGGAACACCGACAGTGTCCCCATCTATGAAAGGTTTTTCATCGGAGGCGCCGATACTGTCCGCGGCTACAAAGAAAGAAGCATAGGTCCAAAAGACCCGGTCACGAACAGCCCGTTAGGAGGCAACGCCATGCTTGTCGGGAACGCCGAATATGTCTTTCCCATAGTGGAGTTTCTCAAGGGCGCGGTCTTCATGGATGCAGGCAACGTCTGGCAGAGGGAAGGCGATTTCGGCAAGGGCGGCGTTATGTATTCTGCCGGCACCGGTATCAGGGTAAAAACGCCGGTCGGGCCTGTAAAGCTGGATTATGGTTATCCGCTTAAAACCGACCCGGGCGAGAAGAAGGTTGGAAGGTTCCACTTTAGCCTGAGCAGGGCTTTTTAA
- a CDS encoding single-stranded DNA-binding protein encodes MANLNKVFLIGNLTRDPELRYIPSGSAVTTFTVAVNRVYTQQGEKKEEVSFIKVVVWAKMAETCGEYLSKGSPVFVEGRIQSRSWETPQGEKRSAVEVIAERVQFLGRAKGTKQEGGPEAEPADTQTNAPSGEDAPF; translated from the coding sequence ATGGCCAACCTTAACAAGGTATTTCTGATCGGTAATCTGACGCGGGATCCCGAACTGAGGTATATCCCGAGCGGGAGCGCGGTCACGACATTCACCGTCGCGGTCAACCGCGTCTATACGCAGCAGGGAGAGAAGAAGGAAGAGGTCTCTTTTATTAAAGTGGTCGTCTGGGCCAAGATGGCGGAGACGTGCGGCGAGTATCTTTCTAAAGGCAGCCCGGTCTTCGTCGAGGGAAGGATCCAGAGCCGCAGCTGGGAAACGCCCCAGGGCGAAAAACGCTCCGCGGTTGAGGTCATCGCCGAACGGGTGCAATTCCTGGGACGGGCCAAAGGAACCAAACAGGAGGGCGGCCCGGAGGCCGAGCCTGCCGATACGCAAACCAACGCGCCATCCGGAGAAGATGCGCCGTTTTAA
- a CDS encoding OmpH family outer membrane protein, protein MKAMSKLVILAFLFSLSMASVNMALAAGDKIGYMDLGKVFDEYNKTKDLDKQLESKSSGKQGERDKLVAEIKKMKDDLDLAKESDKAKKTSAVQEKLNKLQDFDKESRDTLRKDRDDMARVILKEIKDTIDNIGKKEGYKYIFDSRAVLFGSDTDNLTSRILKILNDQYAAKGKR, encoded by the coding sequence ATGAAGGCAATGTCCAAGTTGGTCATTTTGGCGTTTTTATTTTCGTTATCCATGGCGTCCGTAAATATGGCGCTCGCAGCCGGAGATAAGATAGGCTATATGGATCTCGGCAAGGTCTTCGATGAATACAATAAGACAAAAGACCTTGACAAGCAACTCGAGTCAAAAAGCAGCGGCAAACAGGGTGAAAGGGACAAGTTGGTTGCCGAAATAAAGAAGATGAAGGACGATCTCGACCTCGCCAAGGAATCGGATAAGGCGAAGAAGACCTCGGCGGTACAGGAGAAGTTGAATAAACTCCAGGATTTCGATAAAGAATCAAGGGACACCCTCAGGAAAGACCGCGATGACATGGCAAGGGTGATACTTAAGGAGATAAAGGATACCATAGACAATATCGGCAAGAAGGAAGGTTATAAGTATATATTCGACAGCCGGGCCGTCTTGTTCGGAAGCGACACGGACAACCTGACTAGCAGGATCCTTAAGATATTGAACGATCAATACGCCGCAAAGGGAAAGAGATAG
- the rpsR gene encoding 30S ribosomal protein S18 → MERREKRVYRKKVCKFCGEKVKAIDYKDTMRIAKFVTERGKIIPSRISGNCAKHQRMLAKAIKKARLAAFIPYTSV, encoded by the coding sequence ATGGAAAGAAGAGAGAAGAGGGTATACAGGAAGAAGGTCTGCAAATTCTGCGGGGAGAAGGTAAAAGCGATAGATTACAAAGACACGATGAGGATCGCGAAATTTGTGACGGAAAGGGGCAAGATCATACCGTCGCGGATATCCGGAAATTGCGCGAAACACCAGCGCATGCTCGCGAAGGCCATAAAGAAGGCCCGCCTCGCCGCGTTCATACCTTATACCTCGGTCTAA
- the rplI gene encoding 50S ribosomal protein L9 yields MATKLILLKDVDNLGKSGDIISASEGYARNFLLPRGLALAATEQNIKTAEANKKQKAEAMEKERQEAARLADAISKVSCTIAVEAGKDDKLFGSVTNIDIQKALEAEGITVDKKRIEIKDHITQIGIFQIPIKLHQDITANLKLWVVKK; encoded by the coding sequence ATGGCGACAAAATTGATATTGTTGAAGGATGTCGATAACCTCGGGAAATCCGGCGATATAATATCCGCGAGCGAAGGCTACGCCAGGAACTTCCTTTTACCGCGCGGCCTGGCCCTGGCGGCTACCGAGCAGAATATAAAGACTGCCGAAGCCAACAAGAAACAGAAGGCCGAGGCGATGGAGAAGGAGAGGCAGGAAGCGGCCAGGCTCGCCGATGCCATCTCAAAAGTCTCCTGCACCATAGCCGTAGAGGCGGGAAAGGACGACAAGTTGTTCGGTTCGGTCACGAACATCGACATACAGAAAGCGCTGGAGGCCGAGGGCATAACTGTCGACAAGAAGAGGATAGAGATCAAAGACCATATAACCCAGATAGGGATATTCCAGATCCCGATAAAACTGCACCAGGATATCACCGCTAACCTGAAACTATGGGTGGTCAAGAAATAA